The Lolium perenne isolate Kyuss_39 chromosome 6, Kyuss_2.0, whole genome shotgun sequence genome segment ggtgtagaggttttgcttctgtgctgatttcttggcttgccctgctcctccttgcaagcttgctgCTTGGTTTGATTCTGGTGATTATGGGATAGgtgaaacagctctagctgttcacctgttcttgctgttcttggtgtgcTTACCCTTGTTGGAGTTGCTGCCGGTgaacagctagggtttggctcaaaaaaggttatatatgcctctcccttgctctctctggtcgacagcagtgGTGATTTCATTTGGTGACTCCTCCCAGTGCTGGTGTGCTgtttagcatgcacacatgcactgtaagctgcctgtgtgtgtgtgtgtgtacctgatgctttgcacttggatgtgagaagatcagctcggcagagctgaaccATATCCTCTCAATTCCAttattcttctaacctgccaagtggcaatgccacttggcataattcttgtcttgctttgttgtgtgcagggaatcaaAAGTATAACcaagtgaagatgaagatcatcaggctcaagcatcttatgaaactagacttgtaatttaggataggtcaatgtttgtaatcttctttttcttatttaagcaattcttgtaatgtgttgtattattcatttcttttctcttatgaatattgtaatgacaatgtaaattgtgtgatgatcaataaagctcaaagttttccctaatgagctttactttactttaattgctcaaattgtttattatttataatttacttaatgaatttcctcacaattcaattatttagggtaattatttaatgtttgaatttgaaattcaaattcaacattggtttgaattcatccATGTCACTTAATTTAAAATTCAATCATGCTGCTTAggtttgatgcaaactctcccctctcttctcaaaaccctaaactagttaagtgagatgcaagtttgtcgcactctcgaaaccctaaccctgtaaggtgtcgagagagaaacttgtcccccttcgattcagttttttgtttaaaagcgcgaaatttccccagaatttaccatgcaatgcacatccctttctaaaatctacccctcgatcgtctctaaacctgggacattacactgaactactcacacatcactccggaggcgatcatggcgatgaagagtcctccgggagatgattcccctctccggcagggtgccggaggcgatctcctgaatcccccgagatgggattggcggcggcggcgtctctggaagattttccgtatcgtggctctcggtactggggtattcgcgacgaaggcttcttataggcggaagggtaggtcaggaggcgacgcgagggccccacacactagggcggcgcggccccacccttggccgcgcggccctggcgtggcggcgcctcgtcgccccacttcgtatcactttcggtcttctggaagcttcgtggaaaaataagaccctgggcgttgatttcgtccaattccgagaatatttcctttgtaggatttctgaaaccaaaaacagcagaaaacaacaactggctcttcggcatcttgtcaataggttagtgccggaaaatgcataaatatgacataaagtgtgtataaaatatgtgagtatcatcaataaagtagcatggaacataagaaattatagaaacgtttgagatgtatcatctACCGTAAGTTGCAGCCACCGGAGAGGAGGAGCTGGCTTAGGACTGGCTCTGCACCCAGTTTCATGCTTAGTGCTTCTGCTTCATTTGTCATGATCTGCTGATTTTGGGAGGTGATCTTGTATCCTTCCATTAGCTAGGACTTGCTACAACATGATCCCCGGTTGTAATGATCAACTTgttcgaggtggtatatactaacccctcgtgTGATGAACATGTGATGCATCACGAAGTAGTTACTTCGCTCGTAATGCATCACCCACTAAGTAGTAGTTGTATATTACCAACACCTTTTGTAATGAACTAAATCTGATGTGTGATGTTATTCAGTACTGGGTAACCTCGCCACTCTAAGTGAAGATTACCACAACACTGAGCTATCTGCAACCAGCTGTAGGCTGCACGAGCAGGGAAGAAAGTACTGTAAACGGACAACCAAACGTTGGGGTCTGGATTCCTTCTCCAGTGTGCAAAAGGCTGCACAGGCTACCAAACGACCCGGCTTtcatggcccatggcccattCGCGACGCGCAGCTGAGCCCATCTCGCTGACACAGTGAGCCACGAATCTgatgcaggctaccaaacacgCCCCTAGATATTGGGGAAAATCAGCACCTCCCAAACCCTCGGATCTCAGTAACACTGTGAGCGAACGTTTACATCTATTTTATGTGCATTCGATATTTTTCTGTGAtctgtaaaacttgtgagaaaatGTTAGAACATTTTCAACACATCCTGATAGTAATTAAGCCGACATATGCAAGAAATTCACATTGACCATCTGGAACATGAAAACTAGCGAAAACAATATACTAGAGACATGGTTGCACCATTGGAGAAAGTCTTTATAGCGCACGACTAGAAATTATTGCACCATTTTACTCGTGGTTACTCAACATAACTGATAGACACTTGTAGCTTTTCAAAAACACCTTGCGCAGTTCTATTTTTTTCTCCAAAAAACATTAGCCACCATCTAGGCATTGAAGCATTTTTATTAGGGAAAATTTACCACGGGACACCGTTATTTTTTGACGTTTACTGAAACACACCGTTCGATTATGTCTTTGCCAGGTACCATTACAATTATGTGCCACATTTGCCAGAATACACCACCTAGCAAAAAAGGGAAAGCTTTGCACTTTGTCTTCAAAACCAGTCATCACAGGTAAAGtgaatttttttcatttttagtCTGGTGGTGTGTTCTGACAAATGTGTCacaaaattgtaatggtacctgACAAAGACATAATCGGGCAGTGTGTTTCAGCAAATGTCAGAAAATAACGGTGTCCTCTAACAAAATTTCCCTTTTTATTAATATTATACATATGTAAAACTTGTCCCCCGCCCCTCCCCCCACAACCACACGaaaaccaccaccacccccaccccaAAAGTATACCTATGTATATCCAAGTTTCATCTCGCTTCTTCCATGCTTGTATGAGATAGACAACCTTTACGGTTGTCAGCATCCAAGACCTTGAAGCACCTTAGAGGATTTTTTTACAACATAATCTATAAGGGAAAAAAATCTACTCTAGCATATATTTGAAACATCCTTGTTCTTTTTACAGATTCCCTAAAACCATCCTTCATGTATCCGGTTGTGTAAAACCCACCTAAGGTGTGCGAAGTCCACCACCTCCTTGTTCGTATGTGCAACCACCCCTCCTCCCCTTCTGTGCTCTCACTAATAGGAATTACAACAGTGGGCTTATAGACCACCTACGTAATACTTTTACATATGTGAAGGAGAGAGACATAAAAAATGAGGGGAGTGAGCTCTAATGTAAGAGCAAGCAGTTGCACATGCGCCTAAGCATTTAGTGAGAATGGAGTTAGGCCTATACCAACAAAGTAGTACACCCCTATAGCTAACTATTGTACATATTGATTCTAAGCTAACTATAGATAACATGGCACTATGCCGCTCTCCCATCTCTTCCGCCAACATTCAATAGAGCCTTTTTTCTAGACTTTATTTCTTAATTGTTAAAGACAATTTACTGTGTATCTTTATCATCATTTACTATTTGCCACTATAAATATATCATGGTATTAATTGTAAGAAAAGCTCTTCCGACTCGTCTACTCTCCAATTTGCGCTGCATAAAGAAAAATGAACAACATATaaataaaaaatataaaaaagtGCATTATAAGAGATGTATGAACGAAAGCATTCATCTTTAAATACACAGAATGTTTTACAGACCATATCCTTGTACTAGTCCAAGAAATGGATTTTTAATGAAGTGTAGTGCAGTTAGAGTTTACTGAAAGAAAGACCTCCCTGTCGCTTTGGGTTCGTTCGTTGGAATCAAGGGCGCTCTGACTCTGAACCAGCAGCGGATCTGAGCGCCGCCCCTCCCCTTCCCCTCGACACGAGCGCCACCGCGCCGGCGacaaaggaggaggccggcctcCGGTGTCCCCTCCCACCCCACATCTGGCCACTCACCGCGCCAGCACCACCACTGCACAGTGCGGACTGCGGATGAACTGAACAAGTACCAGGTAGTCCCAGCGGCGAGCAACGACTCCCCCGGGAAACCAACCCCGCGGCCGGCGCTAATGGCGCCCGCGCGGCGGCTGCTGGTCCTCCCTCTCCTGCTCCtcctcaccgccgccgccgcgccgtcgccatctgcggcggcggaggaggagttcACGGAGGAGCTGCTCCTGCGGCCGCTCCCCGACCGCAAGGCGCTGGCCCACTTCCACTTCCGCTCCTCCACGCCCGCTCCCGGCCGGCACCACCACCTCTTCCCCAAGGCCATCTCCCACCTGGTGCGTACTCCCCCTCAAGCCTCAAACACACATCTCCGGCCAGCGCTCTTAGGGTTCCTGTTCTAATTGCTCTGCGCTGCGTTGCGTTGTGTTAGTTTAATTGTCCGACTAAATAATGGACGGGATACACAAATCAATCAAGCGATTTAAACTCATCGTGCAGCAACTCTGCTGAACCTGAAGTTGATCTTTTCCAACAACTGCTGCTATATACAATGAGTCTACTGCAAAAGATGGTGCATATTTGCTTCTGCAGCAGATCCATTGTACTACTAGTTGAGGCTAGATGGGGATCTTGACTGCTATATGCACCATCTCGGCGAATCCCCATACCTTATTGTAGTCCAATCTAATGCCGGAGCTACTACTAATTAACATCATTCCCTGTTGTAAACCAGGTCCAGAAGTTCCATATCAGCGAACTGGAGCTATCGTTCACGCAGGGGAGGTGGAACTACGAGACGTGGGGCGGACATGATCCGTTGTCAACAAACACAAAGCCTCCCGGTGTCGAGCTATGGGCGGTCTTCGACCTTCCTCTCTCCGAGATTGATGCCACGTGGAAGAACCTCACGCACGCGTTGTCGGGCCTGTTCTGCGCGTCCATCAACTTCCTCGAGTCTTCCACCGCCTTCTCCGCTCCTCGCTGGGGATTCAAATCGAACGAAGGCAACCTCCGATACGGTGCCTTGCCCCGCGAAGCCGTCTGCACTGAGAACCTCACGCCCTGGCTGAAGCTTCTTCCGTGCCGTGACAAGGCTGGCATTGCCTCTTTGCTGTACAGGCCTTCGATTTATAAAGGGTACTACCATTCGCAGAAGCTCAAGCTAACAACATCCGAGACAGGAGGCATTGTTCTTGATCAGTCACTCACGGTTGTGCTGCAACCGAATACGGCTAGTGGTAAGCAGCTACATTCCGCTGATGGAAAACCTCAGCCTAGCTGgtccttggagcatctgtttaacAGGAAATTGTCTGGGAAATGTCTCGTTTCGAAATCCAGCAGGATATTTGTGGAGATTGAGAAAGGCATACTTGCCAAATCGGGATCAGAAGCTTCTTGGAGTAATGAATTCTTTGAACTTTCCACCCCCCCTGACAGGGTGCTCAATGAATTGGATCGCTTGGACGTCCAATCATCGTCGTTATATGAATATGATCTTGGTAACTACAATGATGATAAGCCTTTGGATGTGGGCATAACTTGGAAGCTTCCCCTCATGTGGTCTTGCTCCCCCGCACCATATTATGCAAGAAGGTTTCTTATGGGCAGCGGAAACGAGAGAGGGTCTATTGCTCTGTCATTTCTATCCACTGATTCACAGAAGCAGTTGGGTGGCAGCTCAAATGATTGTTCGATAAAGGCTGTAGTTCTCCAGGTTTTTCCATGGTATGTTAAGGTCTTTTATCATAGCCTACAGATTTTCATTGACGGGAGCAGCAAGGCTATATCAGAAGTACTTGAAATGATCCATGTCACTCCTTCAGAAGATAAACTTTCGCCTGGAACGCTGGAGATGCTGCTAAGATTTCCTTGCGGCATGCAATCAGCTACCTTGATATTGGACTTTGACAAGGTCTGTTCTCATGCTTAATTGCCTGAACTGCCATCCTTTTGGTTAGGAAATGAATTTTTCCTGGCATTTTACTAGTGGACATGTCTTCTTTTTTCTGCCCATTGTGCATTCTCCATTTTGTGCtatattcattttgtttgtttatgGCAATCTTACATTAGTACATATATTTTCAGGGATTCCTACACATAGATGAATACCCTCCTGATGCTAATCAAGGATTTGATATTCCATCAGCGTTGGTTAGCTTTCCTGAGTTTAATTCTAGCCGAAGATATTCCAAAACAGATCCAATGTTTGTATCACCTTTGCTGGAAAATTTTAAGGTAAATATAGGATTCTAGTACCTTGTGGGTTTTCGATATTCTGCTTTGATTTTCTCATTGCAATGTTATTGTGTGCTGCAGGAAGAAAATGTTGTGAAATCATACACAGAAGTGCTGCTTGTTCCCTTGACAACTCCTGATTTCAGCATGCCGTATAATGTTATCACCTTCACTTGCACTGTCCTGGCTCTGTACTTCGGGTCACTACTTAATGCTTTGAGACGAAGAATTGGTGAGGAAGAGAGCAAGTTGAAAAAAGCAGGTAATTATGTACTTGGTTCATGTCTTTATTTTTCTGCGATGCCATTACAAAGTAACAATTTGCTTGCATTAATCTTCACATGATGAGGTAGTTGATGATTTCCCTTCATCTGGGTATGAAATGTGAAGTTTTGCTTTATTTAGACAGTAGCCATTATGGAGTGGTTGATGATATGTATTTTTCCTTCAAAACTAATTGAGTTCAAATGTGAAAATAGGTCTGAGCTGTTCTGTGTGCTAGGATTGCTCACACTATTAACTTATTTGATATGCTTATTAGTTATCAGTATCACAATCACATAGAACCCATTGATTTCCTGGTGTTACATACATGGTAGCCTTGTTTCCAAGCGATTAGTTTTCTACTTTAACATGAACCAGAAATAAGGTGTGCATTAACATGAGCCAGAAATAAGGTGTGTTCGGATCGGATTATAGTCAACAATTGTTAGTTCTACTTGCAAGCTGAATCAGACTACACCGCAACTTGTTTCTTGTCTTAAGTTAATAGTGTGTAATGGGGTTTTCCACTTCAGTGCTACTTTATGGTTTGTACAATGATGGAGCATAAGAAATAAACTATGTTGATGAATTGATTGA includes the following:
- the LOC127305192 gene encoding uncharacterized protein, whose translation is MAPARRLLVLPLLLLLTAAAAPSPSAAAEEEFTEELLLRPLPDRKALAHFHFRSSTPAPGRHHHLFPKAISHLVQKFHISELELSFTQGRWNYETWGGHDPLSTNTKPPGVELWAVFDLPLSEIDATWKNLTHALSGLFCASINFLESSTAFSAPRWGFKSNEGNLRYGALPREAVCTENLTPWLKLLPCRDKAGIASLLYRPSIYKGYYHSQKLKLTTSETGGIVLDQSLTVVLQPNTASGKQLHSADGKPQPSWSLEHLFNRKLSGKCLVSKSSRIFVEIEKGILAKSGSEASWSNEFFELSTPPDRVLNELDRLDVQSSSLYEYDLGNYNDDKPLDVGITWKLPLMWSCSPAPYYARRFLMGSGNERGSIALSFLSTDSQKQLGGSSNDCSIKAVVLQVFPWYVKVFYHSLQIFIDGSSKAISEVLEMIHVTPSEDKLSPGTLEMLLRFPCGMQSATLILDFDKGFLHIDEYPPDANQGFDIPSALVSFPEFNSSRRYSKTDPMFVSPLLENFKEENVVKSYTEVLLVPLTTPDFSMPYNVITFTCTVLALYFGSLLNALRRRIGEEESKLKKAASRPALIPMLIARLRGQKADPSNSESSPVSPAGLKLLLKVAFVAVVAVAFHYLSNS